CGACCGCCGGGGTGATCGGGCGGCTGCCGGTGGCGCCGCTCGTCGTGGACGGCCGGCTCCGCGTCTACGCGGGCGCCCGCCAGGTGTACGCGGACCAGCCGGTCACCGGCCGGCACCGGGTCACCCCGTTCTGGTCCTACCGGCGTTGGCCGGCGACGCTTGTCGGGGTGCTCGCCGTGGGCACGACCGTGGTCAGCCGCTGGTCGGACGGCAAGCTGGTGGCGCTCGACGCGCGTACCGGACGGGTGGCCTGGCGTGCCGACGGCCCGGAGCCGGGGTCGACGGCGGAGCCCCGACGCACCTTCGCCGCCACCGTCTGGGATCCGGCCGGCCTGCACGTGGCCCGCGCCGCGGACGGGCGCGACGTGCTGCTCGCCGCCGGTCCGGGCGCGGTCGGCGGGTACGCCCTGGGCGACGGCCGCCGGCTCTGGCACGCCGAGGTCGGTCGCGGCTGCCGGGTCGACGTGGGCAGCACCGCGAGCGGCGAGATGGTCGGGGTGGACACCTGTGCCGGGCCGGACGCGGTGGAGCTGCGGGACGCGACGACAGGTGTGCTGCGGACCCGCTGGCGACCGCCGGACGCGCCGGACCGGCTCGTGGTCACCCCGGTCGGCTGCCGCGCCGGGCACTCCGGGTGCCGTGGCCTGCGTACGGCCGGGCCGGGCGGCGAGGACAGCCGGGGTTGGCTGGTGACGGATCCCGGCGAGCCGACGGCCGCGCCGGGCCTGGACGGTCCGGACTCGGTGCTGGACGGCGAACGGGTGGTGGACACGTCCGGTCCGGTGGTGACCGGACGGTCCGCGCGTACGGGTGAGGAGCTGTGGCGTCGGGCGGACGTTCACCCGGCCCGGGTGCTCGCGGTGGAGCCGGGCCGGGTGCACCTGCTGACCGACCGCCGGGAACTGGTCACGCTCGATCCGTTGACCGGCGCGACCCGGTCGGAGTTCGTGCTCGACGTCGGGCGGGACGGGATCGGCTGGCAGCCGGGCCGGGCGTACGCGGTGAGCGGCTACGTCGCGGTGGAGCGGGTCCGGGAGGACGCCGTCCCCGAGGACGACGACCAGGGCTGGTTCCTGATGGCCGAGCCGGTGTTGCTCGCCGCCACCTGACGCCTCCGGCCGGTGAGGAGGGGCCCCTTCTCGACGCCAGGCGTTAAGAAGGGGCCCCTCCTTAAGCCTCGGCGGCGGCCAGGAAAGCGTCGTTCTCGGCCGGGGTGCCGATGGTGACCCGCACCCCGTCGCCCGGGAACGGCCGGACGATCACGCCACGCGTCTCGCACGCCTTGCCGAACTCCATCGCGCGGTCGCCGAGCGGCAGCCACACGAAGTTGGCCTGGCTCTCCGGCACGTCCGGCACGAACTTGCGTAACGCCTCGGTGACCCGGTCCCGCTCGGCCACCACCAGCGCGCAGCGCCGCCGCACCTCGTCGGCCTGGGCCAGCGCGGCGAGCGCGCCGGCCTGCGCGGCCGTGCTCGTGGAGAACGGGGTGACCACCTTGCGGACGGCGGCGGCCACCGCCGGCGCGGCGACCAGCCAACCGATCCGCAGGCCGGCGAGACCCCACGCCTTGGACAGCGTGCGCAGCACCACCACGTTCGGCCGGTCCAGGTAGTCGAGGCCGTCCGGCACCTCGGCGTCGGTGACGAACTCCCGGTACGCCTCGTCGATCACCACGAGCACGTCGTCCGGCACCGCGTCGAGGAAGCGGTCCAGCTCGGCGCGGCGCACCGCCGTACCGGTGGGGTTGTTCGGGTTGCAGACCAGGATCATCCGGGTCCGGTCGGTCACCGCCGCCGCCATCGCGGCCAGGTCGTGCCCGTGCCCGGCGTCGTTCGGCACCCGCACGCTCGTCGCGCCGCTTGTCGCCGCGATGATCGGGTACGCCTCGAAGGAGCGCCACGAGTAGATCAGTTCGTCGCCGGGCAGGCAGGTGGCCCGCACCAGGTGCTCGGCGAGCGCCACCGAACCGCAGCCGGTGGCGATCCGGTCGGCGTCCACGCCGTAGCGCTCGGCGAGGGCCTGGCGCAGCGCCACCACGCCCATGTCCGGGTAGCGGTGCGACCCGGCGACCGCCTCGGCGACCGCCTCCACCACGCCCGGCAGCGGGCCGTACGGCACCTCGTTGCTGGCGAGCTTGATCGCCTCGGGAAGGCCCAGCTCCCGGGCCAGGTCGGCGGGGCTGCGGCCGGGCACGTAGTTGGGCAGCGCGTCCAGGTCGGCGCGGGTGAGCCGCAGCGCGGGCTGGGGACGTCCGGTCTCGGTCATGGGGATTCTCCCGGGGGGTCGGCGCGGTCGCGCGGGGTGGTGGGGGCGTCGGGCCGGGCGCGGGGGAGCTGGACCACCACGGTCTGCGCCCGCTTGTCGTGCAGCGCCTGGCGCAGCGGTTGGTCGAACAGCGGGGAGACGGCGTCGACGAACTGGAACAGCAGGCCGAGCCCGCAGCAGTACCAGAGCAGCGTGGGCAGGCCGAGGGTGCTCCACCGCCGGAACGCCCGGCCGAAGCCGAGCGGTTGGTCCGTCTCGACCGGCAGCGCGCGTACGCGGGCCAGCCGCTTGCCGAAGGTCTGCCCGCGCGCCGCCATCGACGGCACCTCGTACGCGAACCAGAGCGCGGTGGCGATCAGCAGGATGACGACTTGGAGCCCGCCGGCCTGGTCGTCGATCTGGGGCAGCCCCTCGGTGGAGGTGTCACCGTTCAACGCCCGGCGCATCGTCTCCCGCAGGTAGGGCTCGATCGCCTCGAAGTAGCGCCAGACGAACCATCCGTTGACCAGGACGTTGAGCAGGAACACCACGCCGAAGTCGATCAGGCGGGCCACCAGCCGGGCACCGTACGAGGCGAGCGGCAGCCCGTGCGGGCGCGGGACCGGCGGTCGGCCCGGCCACTGCGGGTAGGGCCAGCCCGGCGGTGGTCCCTGCTGCCCCGGCTGCCCGGCCTGCCCGGGTTGTCCCGGCCAGGCCGCGCCCGGCCCCGGTGGCCCGGACCACTGCTCGGGCTGGTGCGGCTGGCCCGGCCAATGCCCGGGCTGGTGCGGCTGCCCGGGTCGGCCGGGCTGCCCCGGCCCGTGACCGGGCTGCCCCGGCGCGCCTGATGTCGGGGCGTGCCCTGGCGAGTCGGCCGCGCCGGTGTGCGGCGTCGCGCCGGAGGTCGGCGTCGGGGCGGTCGGCTCGGGCTCGGCGGGCGGGGGACCGTCGGGCGGGGTGACGTCGACCGGGATCGGCGCGCCGATCCAGCCCTCCCCGTCCCACCACCGGCGGGTCTCCGGCTCGGCGGGGTCGACGTACCAGCCGGGTTCCACACTCACGGATGTGCCTCGCTGTGCTCGTTCAACGTCACGGTGCCCCCTCAGTTCGCGACTGCGGGGCTCGCAGGCCCGGCTCGCTCCTCACGCTCACGGACCAACCTTAACGACGACCGTGCCGGCGAACTTGTCGTGCAGGCACTGCTGCCAGGGCTTGTCCCAGAGCTGCCAGAACCCGTCGAGGTAGTTGAGGAACGGCACGAGCGACCCGGCGACGAACTCGACAAGCCAGCGCTTGCCGAGCATGCCCCGGGTCAGCGTCGCGCCGGGACTCGCCGGGATGATCCGCAGCTTCATCACCCTCTTGCCGAGCGTCTGCCCGGTCCGGCGGGCGTACTCGACGTGGTAGAGCCAGTAGAAGACGAACAGGAACGCGATGATTCCCAGATCGGCGGCGAGCAGCGGGAAGAAGAAGTCCGCCCAGACCGCCGACGGGTCCGGTCCCTCCGGGCCGCTCTGCTCGATGTTCCCGACCGCACGGAAGATGATGACGAAGAAGATCGGCAGGAAGACGACCATTGCCACGGCCGACGCCACGGCGGTGTCGATCAGCCAGGCCAGCAGCCGGTCGCCGAAGCTCGCGAGCGGCTGCCCGTCCGGTGCCACCGGGGGCGGCGCGAACGCCGCGTACGGGGCGTACCCGGGTGGCGGCGACGGGTAGCCGGGGAGGTCGGCGTACGTCGGCGGGGTGTGCTGCACGGGCACCGTCGGGCCGGCGGGCGGCGCGACGCCGCCGCCCGGGGGCGGGGGCCCGGCGGGCGGCGGCGTCGTGTTCGGGGGAGGCTGGGTCACGCGGACAGTGTCACAGATTGCCGCGCTTCTCCTGCTCCCGCTCGATCGCCTCGAACAGGGCCTTGAAGTTGCCCTTGCCGAAGCCGAGGGAGCCGTGCCGTTCGATCAGCTCGAAGAAGACGGTGGGCCGGTCCTGCACCGGCTTGGTGAAGATCTGGAGCAGGTAGCCGTCCTCGTCCCGGTCCACCAGGATCTTGCGGGACTGAAGCTCCTCGATCGGCACCCGCACGTTGCCGATGCGGGCGCGCAGCTCCGGGTCCTGGTAGTAGGAGTCCGGGGTGTCCAGGAACTCCACGCCGGCCGCCCGCAT
The genomic region above belongs to Micromonospora sp. WMMD1128 and contains:
- a CDS encoding PQQ-binding-like beta-propeller repeat protein, whose amino-acid sequence is MAEAGRRRAVVALAAVLAVAASVAVVARVLAPAEVETVAREPYPALPAPTAGVIGRLPVAPLVVDGRLRVYAGARQVYADQPVTGRHRVTPFWSYRRWPATLVGVLAVGTTVVSRWSDGKLVALDARTGRVAWRADGPEPGSTAEPRRTFAATVWDPAGLHVARAADGRDVLLAAGPGAVGGYALGDGRRLWHAEVGRGCRVDVGSTASGEMVGVDTCAGPDAVELRDATTGVLRTRWRPPDAPDRLVVTPVGCRAGHSGCRGLRTAGPGGEDSRGWLVTDPGEPTAAPGLDGPDSVLDGERVVDTSGPVVTGRSARTGEELWRRADVHPARVLAVEPGRVHLLTDRRELVTLDPLTGATRSEFVLDVGRDGIGWQPGRAYAVSGYVAVERVREDAVPEDDDQGWFLMAEPVLLAAT
- the hisC gene encoding histidinol-phosphate transaminase, giving the protein MTETGRPQPALRLTRADLDALPNYVPGRSPADLARELGLPEAIKLASNEVPYGPLPGVVEAVAEAVAGSHRYPDMGVVALRQALAERYGVDADRIATGCGSVALAEHLVRATCLPGDELIYSWRSFEAYPIIAATSGATSVRVPNDAGHGHDLAAMAAAVTDRTRMILVCNPNNPTGTAVRRAELDRFLDAVPDDVLVVIDEAYREFVTDAEVPDGLDYLDRPNVVVLRTLSKAWGLAGLRIGWLVAAPAVAAAVRKVVTPFSTSTAAQAGALAALAQADEVRRRCALVVAERDRVTEALRKFVPDVPESQANFVWLPLGDRAMEFGKACETRGVIVRPFPGDGVRVTIGTPAENDAFLAAAEA
- a CDS encoding RDD family protein, translating into MSVEPGWYVDPAEPETRRWWDGEGWIGAPIPVDVTPPDGPPPAEPEPTAPTPTSGATPHTGAADSPGHAPTSGAPGQPGHGPGQPGRPGQPHQPGHWPGQPHQPEQWSGPPGPGAAWPGQPGQAGQPGQQGPPPGWPYPQWPGRPPVPRPHGLPLASYGARLVARLIDFGVVFLLNVLVNGWFVWRYFEAIEPYLRETMRRALNGDTSTEGLPQIDDQAGGLQVVILLIATALWFAYEVPSMAARGQTFGKRLARVRALPVETDQPLGFGRAFRRWSTLGLPTLLWYCCGLGLLFQFVDAVSPLFDQPLRQALHDKRAQTVVVQLPRARPDAPTTPRDRADPPGESP
- a CDS encoding RDD family protein — its product is MTQPPPNTTPPPAGPPPPGGGVAPPAGPTVPVQHTPPTYADLPGYPSPPPGYAPYAAFAPPPVAPDGQPLASFGDRLLAWLIDTAVASAVAMVVFLPIFFVIIFRAVGNIEQSGPEGPDPSAVWADFFFPLLAADLGIIAFLFVFYWLYHVEYARRTGQTLGKRVMKLRIIPASPGATLTRGMLGKRWLVEFVAGSLVPFLNYLDGFWQLWDKPWQQCLHDKFAGTVVVKVGP